Sequence from the Candidatus Neomarinimicrobiota bacterium genome:
GGATTAATTCAACGTGGGGTGGCAACCTTACTGATATGGTGCGGCTTACCATCTACCTGAACATTATCCAGGCGGAAAATCTAATTGATGCAGCTGCCAAAACAGGCGAATATCTGCATAATCAACTTTTGACAATCCAGGATGACTATGCTGATTTTGTTTCCAATACACGGGGCGCCGGTCTCATGTGTGCCTTTGATCTTCCCGATCCCAAAATTCGAGACAAGCTGCTGGATCTGATTAATCAAAACGGTGCTATTATACTTGGCTGCGGCGACAATACAGTCCGCTTCCGGCCACCGCTGAACGTGTCCACTGACGAAGTTGACTACGGAATAGATATCATCCGGAAAAGCCTCGATACTCTAATAAACTGACGGACAGGTACTATCGGCACACTTTATCTTGTGAGCACTCCTATCGGTAATCTTAATGATTTTTCTTACCGAGGAGTTGAGACTCTCGATGGTGTGAGTCTTATTCTTGCTGAAGATACCAGACGGAGCGGAAAACTTCTGAAGCACCATAAAATTTCACAACCTATGTTAAGCTATAATGAACACAATCGGGATAGGCGGATTCCTGTAATCGTCAAAAAACTTTCAGCTGGTGATGATGTGGCCCTAATTTCTGATGCCGGTACACCATCCATCAGCGACCCGGGTTATAAGCTTGTGAGGGCGTGTATTTCTGAAAAAATTGCCGTTGTTGCTGTTCCTGGCGCTTCGGCTATTCTTGCAGGACTTGTGGCTTCTGGTCTACCCACAGACCGTTTTGTTTTCGAAGGTTTCCTCCCCAAAAAAAAAAGGAGGGTATCGCGACTAAAAGTGCTAAGAAGTGAAGATAGGACTATCATCCTGTTTGAGTCACCTGAGCGAGTTGGACGTACCCTGATGGACTGTTTAGAATATTTCGGTGACAGACCCACCGCTGTCTGTCGGGAAATGACTAAACTCTATGAAGAAATCTGGCGAGGGCGTCTGTCTGAAGGTGTACAATATTTTGACGGAAAAAAAGTAAAGGGAGAAGTCACAATCCTCATTGGTAAAAATTCAGAAAGTGTCCATTTTTTTAAGGAATCCGGCAGTGAGCCGCGGTAAGTTTTTAACATTCGAGGGTATTGACGGCTGTGGGAAGTCGACTCAGGTACGAGGTTTGGAGCGAACACTAAATGAGAAAGGGAAACCAACATTACTATTGAGGGAGCCCGGCGGGACACTCATTTCTGAAGATATCCGCAAGGTGCTTCTTAATCCTGACAATTCAACAATGGCTCCTGAGAACGAAGCTCTCCTAATGGCAGCAAGTAGATCTCAGCTGCTTAAGGAAGTGATTCTACCGCACCTTGAAAAGGGTACTATCGTTCTGTGCGATAGATATATCGATTCCACAATGGCTTATCAGGGTTTCGGCAGGGCCTTACCTCATGACTGGTTAAGGCAGATCAACCGCCTCGCTTTTGAACTGGCCGTACCTGATAGGACATTCCTGTTTGATATTCCCGTTGATGAGGCACTTTCCCGGCTGGGTAATCGCCAGAGGGACAGAATTGAGGCCACAGGCGTTGATTTCCTAGAAAAAGTGAGGAACGGTTTCCTAAGCCTTGCGGAACAAGAATCCGACAGGTATATTGTTCTGGATGGTCAAAAGCAAACAGAAGAATTGGAAGAAGAAATCTTAACACAGGTTTTGAGGATCATTTCATGAATATCAGTCGAACTATTAAGAGAACTTCCTTTTTAGCTATACTGCTGGTTACGGTCATTTCCATCGGCAGGTCCGATCTTTACCGGGACATATCATCAAATTGGCGAATGGTGTATGAGGTATACAAAAGAGTGATGACCGATTACACTGACCAGATTGATCCTAAAAAGCTGGCCGCTGCCGGAATTGAGGGTATGCTGTCCGAACTCGATCCCTATTCAGTTTATTTGGAAGATGAAGACCGGCACCAATTAAATCTGTTGACCAGAGGCAACTACGGTGGTGTGGGCATTCAACTGGGTGTCCGAAATGACTCTCTCACAGTCATTGCACCCATTGACGATTCTCCCGCCAAGCGAGCCGGTATTATCACCAATGACAAGATCATTGCCGTGGATGGTCAATCTTCAGATGAAATGTCCCTTGATGAAGCGGCAGATAAGATCCGCGGTCCGAAAAATTCCAAGGTGACGCTTACCATTCACCGGTGGGGTGAGGAAGACATCGATTTTGTTCTCACAAGAAGTCTTATCACTGTGAAAGATGTGAGTTACTCGGGAATGATCAACGATGATACAGGTTACATCAGACTGAATCGCTTTTCCAGAAATTCATCAGTTGAAATGAGACAGGTCCTCAGGAGTCTGGAAAATCAGGAGGCAGAAAAAATAATACTGGATTTGAGAGGAAATCCTGGTGGACTAATGGATGCAGCTGTTCAGATCCTTGACATGCTGGTGGAAGAAGGGATTGAGGTGGTCTCCATGTCTGGTCGGTCGGAAGATTCCAAACGGACATTCACTTCCCAGAATAGGCCTATTCTTAATTCATTTGTCCGTCTAGCTGTGCTGATTGACGGCGGCAGTGCCTCAGCCAGCGAGATCGTGGCCGGGGCTATCCAGGATCTTGACAGAGGTATTGTGGTAGGAACCAATTCCTTCGGCAAAGGGCTCGTCCAGACCGCTTTTCAACTGGATGAAACAAGAACGCTGAAA
This genomic interval carries:
- the rsmI gene encoding 16S rRNA (cytidine(1402)-2'-O)-methyltransferase, which codes for MGTLYLVSTPIGNLNDFSYRGVETLDGVSLILAEDTRRSGKLLKHHKISQPMLSYNEHNRDRRIPVIVKKLSAGDDVALISDAGTPSISDPGYKLVRACISEKIAVVAVPGASAILAGLVASGLPTDRFVFEGFLPKKKRRVSRLKVLRSEDRTIILFESPERVGRTLMDCLEYFGDRPTAVCREMTKLYEEIWRGRLSEGVQYFDGKKVKGEVTILIGKNSESVHFFKESGSEPR
- the tmk gene encoding dTMP kinase; this translates as MVKIQKVSIFLRNPAVSRGKFLTFEGIDGCGKSTQVRGLERTLNEKGKPTLLLREPGGTLISEDIRKVLLNPDNSTMAPENEALLMAASRSQLLKEVILPHLEKGTIVLCDRYIDSTMAYQGFGRALPHDWLRQINRLAFELAVPDRTFLFDIPVDEALSRLGNRQRDRIEATGVDFLEKVRNGFLSLAEQESDRYIVLDGQKQTEELEEEILTQVLRIIS
- a CDS encoding S41 family peptidase — translated: MNISRTIKRTSFLAILLVTVISIGRSDLYRDISSNWRMVYEVYKRVMTDYTDQIDPKKLAAAGIEGMLSELDPYSVYLEDEDRHQLNLLTRGNYGGVGIQLGVRNDSLTVIAPIDDSPAKRAGIITNDKIIAVDGQSSDEMSLDEAADKIRGPKNSKVTLTIHRWGEEDIDFVLTRSLITVKDVSYSGMINDDTGYIRLNRFSRNSSVEMRQVLRSLENQEAEKIILDLRGNPGGLMDAAVQILDMLVEEGIEVVSMSGRSEDSKRTFTSQNRPILNSFVRLAVLIDGGSASASEIVAGAIQDLDRGIVVGTNSFGKGLVQTAFQLDETRTLKMTTAKYYIPSGRLIQKPGYLRGNIATDSGDADSVFATVNGRRVISNGGITPDFVVEQERTPMLTRECWRKGLFYQFSNKYQKDHELKGIIEITDEIIEEFRTFISMKELDLKSEGEKELAKLEEILVEESETDKRIEHSLSILRKHYEQDKDDLFNDEIDHIRIMLERDMSWAVGGLGMRIESSFDDDPVVLKAIEVLADMYTYGSTLDPSMN